The Panthera uncia isolate 11264 chromosome C1 unlocalized genomic scaffold, Puncia_PCG_1.0 HiC_scaffold_3, whole genome shotgun sequence genome includes a region encoding these proteins:
- the CAPN10 gene encoding calpain-10 isoform X2 — translation MPAGARKDENREMPAGYDHTEELCATPRLFADNPQEGQVKQGLLGDCWLLCACAALQKSRRLLDQVIPPGQPSWLDQTYRGSFTCRVWQFGRWVEVTIDDRLPCLAGRLCFSRCQREDVFWLPLLEKVYAKVYGSYEHLWAGQVADALVDLTGGLAERWSLKDLARTGGRQDRPGGSEHRTCRQLLSLKDRCLISCSVLSSRAGARELGEFHAFIVSDLRELRGRTGQAILLLRIQNPWGRRCWQGPWREGGEGWSQVDPADEATLLSQLQEGEFWVEEEEFLQEFDEVTVGFPITEAGHLQSLYSEKELCHTQELPGAWVKGQSAGGCRNNSGFPSNPKFWLRVSEPSEVYVTVLQRPRVRTANWAGRARAPLRDDRASWTPASLLGKDYQAVGLHIWKVEKRRVSLPRVLSTPPVAGTVCHAYDREVHLRCELGPGYYLAVPSTFLKDVPGQFLLRVFSSGRVSLSAVKPATTSPASGEALPAGEWETVQLRGSWRIGQTAGGSRNFASYPTNPCFPLSVPEGAGPRCIRITLRQHCRDSECHPIGFHVFQVPVDGGSQGASRLLLQDPLLSCVPHCYAQEVSRLCHLSAGTYRIVPSTYLPDTEGAFTVTIATRIDRRSIHSQERLGQLLQEASFMAVMKT, via the exons ATGCCTGCAGGTGCCAGGAAAGATGAGAACAGAGAGATGCCTGCTGGATATGACCACACAGAG gagctctgtgccacaCCCCGGCTGTTTGCAGATAACCCACAGGAAGGACAGGTGAAGCAAGGGCTGCTGGGAGACTGCTGGCTGCTGTGCGCCTGTGCTGCCCTGCAGAAGAGCCGGCGCCTCCTGGACCAG GTCATTCCTCCAGGACAGCCGAGCTGGCTCGACCAAACGTACCGCGGCTCCTTTACCTGTCGAGTTTGGCAGTTTGGACGCTGGGTGGAGGTGACCATAGATGACCGTCTGCCTTGTCTTGCAGGGAGACTCTGCTTCTCCCGGTGCCAGAGAGAGGATGTGTTCTGGCTTCCCTTACTGGAGAAGGTCTATGCCAA GGTCTATGGGTCCTACGAGCACCTGTGGGCCGGGCAGGTGGCGGATGCCCTGGTGGACCTCACTGGTGGCCTGGCGGAAAGGTGGAGCTTGAAGGACTTGGCAAGAACCGGCGGCCGACAGGACAGGCCTGGCGGCTCAGAGCACAGGACTTGTCGGCAGCTACTCAGCCTCAAGGACCGGTGCCTGATAAGCTGCTCGGTGCTCAGTTCCAGAGCAG GTGCCAGGGAGTTGGGGGAGTTTCATGCCTTCATTGTGTCGGATCTGCGAGAGCTCCGGGGGCGGACTGGCCAGGCCATCCTGCTGCTGCGCATTCAGAACCCCTGGGGCCGGCGGTGCTGGCAGGGGCCCTGGAGAGAGGG GGGCGAAGGGTGGAGCCAGGTGGACCCGGCGGATGAGGCTACACTGCTGTCCCAGCTGCAGGAAGGGGAGTTCTGGGTGGAAGAGGAGGAGTTCCTCCAGGAGTTTGATGAGGTCACCGTGGGCTTCCCGATCACGGAGGCTGGCCACCTACAGAGCCTCTACTCAG AAAAGGAGCTGTGCCACACTCAGGAGCTACCCGGGGCCTGGGTCAAGGGGCAGTCTGCAGGAGGCTGTCGGAACAACAGCGGCTTTCCCAGCAACCCCAAATTCTGGCTGCGGGTCTCGGAACCAAGCGAGGTGTACGTTACCGTCCTGCAGAGACCCAGGGTGCGCACAGCAAACTGGGCAGGCCGGGCTCGGGCACCGTTGAGGGACGACCGTGCCTCATGGACCCCGGCCAGCCTCCTGGGCAAGGACTACCAGGCCGTGGGCCTGCATATCTGGAAG GTGGAGAAGCGGCGGGTCAGCCTGCCCAGGGTCCTGTCCACGCCCCCTGTGGCTGGCACTGTGTGCCACGCCTATGACCGGGAGGTCCACCTCCGCTGTGAACTCGGCCCAGGCTACTACCTGGCCGTCCCCAGCACCTTCCTGAAGGACGTGCCGGGGCAGTTTCTGCTCCGGGTCTTTTCCAGTGGGAGAGTCTCCCTCAG TGCCGTCAAGCCGGCGACCACGAGCCCTGCCTCTGGGGAGGCCCTGCCCGCAGGGGAGTGGGAGACCGTGCAGCTGCGGGGCTCTTGGAGAATCGGCCAGACAGCGGGGGGCAGCAGGAACTTCGCCTCCTACCCTACCAACCCTTGCTTCCCCCTCTCGGTCCCTGAGGGCGCAGGGCCCCGCTGCATCCGAATCACTCTGCGCCAACACTGCCGTGACAGCGAGTGCCACCCCATCGGCTTCCACGTCTTCCAG GTTCCGGTGGATGGCGGGAGCCAGGGCGCGTCCCGCCTGCTGCTCCAGGACCCTCTGCTAAGCTGTGTGCCACACTGCTACGCCCAGGAAGTGAGCCGGCTCTGCCACCTGTCGGCGGGGACCTACAGGATTGTGCCCTCCACCTACCTGCCAGACACAGAAGGGGCCTTCACGGTGACCATCGCCACCAGAATAGACAG GCGCTCCATTCACAGCCAGGAAAGGCTGGGGCAGCTTCTCCAGGAG GCCTCCTTCATGGCAGTTATGAAAACCTAA
- the CAPN10 gene encoding calpain-10 isoform X1, translated as MARSRESRAREPRPRGWDTGNPFGLPPLECDWAAVSRGPAVTAATGRARAGPRPPSGCQWEPRAPRMRAPARELFRDADFPASDSSLFSSFSTPLAQFREDITWRRPQELCATPRLFADNPQEGQVKQGLLGDCWLLCACAALQKSRRLLDQVIPPGQPSWLDQTYRGSFTCRVWQFGRWVEVTIDDRLPCLAGRLCFSRCQREDVFWLPLLEKVYAKVYGSYEHLWAGQVADALVDLTGGLAERWSLKDLARTGGRQDRPGGSEHRTCRQLLSLKDRCLISCSVLSSRAGARELGEFHAFIVSDLRELRGRTGQAILLLRIQNPWGRRCWQGPWREGGEGWSQVDPADEATLLSQLQEGEFWVEEEEFLQEFDEVTVGFPITEAGHLQSLYSEKELCHTQELPGAWVKGQSAGGCRNNSGFPSNPKFWLRVSEPSEVYVTVLQRPRVRTANWAGRARAPLRDDRASWTPASLLGKDYQAVGLHIWKVEKRRVSLPRVLSTPPVAGTVCHAYDREVHLRCELGPGYYLAVPSTFLKDVPGQFLLRVFSSGRVSLSAVKPATTSPASGEALPAGEWETVQLRGSWRIGQTAGGSRNFASYPTNPCFPLSVPEGAGPRCIRITLRQHCRDSECHPIGFHVFQVPVDGGSQGASRLLLQDPLLSCVPHCYAQEVSRLCHLSAGTYRIVPSTYLPDTEGAFTVTIATRIDRRSIHSQERLGQLLQEASFMAVMKT; from the exons ATGGCACGGTCTCGCGAGAGCCGAGCTCGGGAGCCACGCCCCCGAGGGTGGGATACTGGGAATCCGTTTGGACTTCCGCCGCTCGAGTGCGATTGGGCCGCTGTGTCACGTGGCCCGGCGGTTACCGCGGCGACCGGACGGGCGCGCGCCGGGCCTCGCCCTCCTTCGGGCTGTCAATGGGAGCCCCGAGCGCCCAGGATGCGGGCGCCGGCCAGGGAGCTGTTCCGAGACGCCGACTTCCCCGCCTCGGACTCCTCACTGTTTTCCAGCTTCTCCACGCCGCTGGCCCAGTTCCGGGAGGACATCACGTGGAGGAGGCCCCAG gagctctgtgccacaCCCCGGCTGTTTGCAGATAACCCACAGGAAGGACAGGTGAAGCAAGGGCTGCTGGGAGACTGCTGGCTGCTGTGCGCCTGTGCTGCCCTGCAGAAGAGCCGGCGCCTCCTGGACCAG GTCATTCCTCCAGGACAGCCGAGCTGGCTCGACCAAACGTACCGCGGCTCCTTTACCTGTCGAGTTTGGCAGTTTGGACGCTGGGTGGAGGTGACCATAGATGACCGTCTGCCTTGTCTTGCAGGGAGACTCTGCTTCTCCCGGTGCCAGAGAGAGGATGTGTTCTGGCTTCCCTTACTGGAGAAGGTCTATGCCAA GGTCTATGGGTCCTACGAGCACCTGTGGGCCGGGCAGGTGGCGGATGCCCTGGTGGACCTCACTGGTGGCCTGGCGGAAAGGTGGAGCTTGAAGGACTTGGCAAGAACCGGCGGCCGACAGGACAGGCCTGGCGGCTCAGAGCACAGGACTTGTCGGCAGCTACTCAGCCTCAAGGACCGGTGCCTGATAAGCTGCTCGGTGCTCAGTTCCAGAGCAG GTGCCAGGGAGTTGGGGGAGTTTCATGCCTTCATTGTGTCGGATCTGCGAGAGCTCCGGGGGCGGACTGGCCAGGCCATCCTGCTGCTGCGCATTCAGAACCCCTGGGGCCGGCGGTGCTGGCAGGGGCCCTGGAGAGAGGG GGGCGAAGGGTGGAGCCAGGTGGACCCGGCGGATGAGGCTACACTGCTGTCCCAGCTGCAGGAAGGGGAGTTCTGGGTGGAAGAGGAGGAGTTCCTCCAGGAGTTTGATGAGGTCACCGTGGGCTTCCCGATCACGGAGGCTGGCCACCTACAGAGCCTCTACTCAG AAAAGGAGCTGTGCCACACTCAGGAGCTACCCGGGGCCTGGGTCAAGGGGCAGTCTGCAGGAGGCTGTCGGAACAACAGCGGCTTTCCCAGCAACCCCAAATTCTGGCTGCGGGTCTCGGAACCAAGCGAGGTGTACGTTACCGTCCTGCAGAGACCCAGGGTGCGCACAGCAAACTGGGCAGGCCGGGCTCGGGCACCGTTGAGGGACGACCGTGCCTCATGGACCCCGGCCAGCCTCCTGGGCAAGGACTACCAGGCCGTGGGCCTGCATATCTGGAAG GTGGAGAAGCGGCGGGTCAGCCTGCCCAGGGTCCTGTCCACGCCCCCTGTGGCTGGCACTGTGTGCCACGCCTATGACCGGGAGGTCCACCTCCGCTGTGAACTCGGCCCAGGCTACTACCTGGCCGTCCCCAGCACCTTCCTGAAGGACGTGCCGGGGCAGTTTCTGCTCCGGGTCTTTTCCAGTGGGAGAGTCTCCCTCAG TGCCGTCAAGCCGGCGACCACGAGCCCTGCCTCTGGGGAGGCCCTGCCCGCAGGGGAGTGGGAGACCGTGCAGCTGCGGGGCTCTTGGAGAATCGGCCAGACAGCGGGGGGCAGCAGGAACTTCGCCTCCTACCCTACCAACCCTTGCTTCCCCCTCTCGGTCCCTGAGGGCGCAGGGCCCCGCTGCATCCGAATCACTCTGCGCCAACACTGCCGTGACAGCGAGTGCCACCCCATCGGCTTCCACGTCTTCCAG GTTCCGGTGGATGGCGGGAGCCAGGGCGCGTCCCGCCTGCTGCTCCAGGACCCTCTGCTAAGCTGTGTGCCACACTGCTACGCCCAGGAAGTGAGCCGGCTCTGCCACCTGTCGGCGGGGACCTACAGGATTGTGCCCTCCACCTACCTGCCAGACACAGAAGGGGCCTTCACGGTGACCATCGCCACCAGAATAGACAG GCGCTCCATTCACAGCCAGGAAAGGCTGGGGCAGCTTCTCCAGGAG GCCTCCTTCATGGCAGTTATGAAAACCTAA
- the RNPEPL1 gene encoding aminopeptidase RNPEPL1 yields the protein MSMALAPGAEPDCCPLAFRVDPFTDYGSSLTVTLPPELQAHQPFQVILRYTSTDAPAIWWLDPELTYGNAKPFVFTQGHSVCNRSFFPCFDTPAVKCTYSAVVKAPSGVQVLMSATQSTYVEEEGVYRFHMEHPVPAYLVALVAGDLQPADIGPRSRVWAEPCLLPTATSKLSGAVEQWLSAAERLYGPYMWGRYDIVFLPPSFPIVAMENPCLTFIISSILESDEFLVIDVIHEVAHSWFGNAVTNATWEEMWLSEGLATYAQRRITTETYGAAFTCLETAFRLDALHRQMKLLGEDSPVSKLQVKLEPGVNPSHLMNLFTYEKGYCFVYYLSQLCGDPQRFDDFLRAYVEKYKFTSVVAQDLLDSFLSFFPELKEQSVDCRAGLEFERWLNATGPPLAEPDLSQGSSLTRPVEALFQLWTAEPLDQAAASASAIDISKWRTFQTALFLDRLLDGSPLPQEVVTRLSKCYSSLLDSMNAEIRIRWLQIVVRNDYYPDLHRVRRFLESQMSRMYTIPLYEDLCTGALKSFALEVFYQTQGRLHPNLRRTIQQILSQGLGPGAEPSAEQGGAGADSEVDPEAPALLLGDEAPGAAISLRDVNVSA from the exons GCGCCCGGCGCCGAGCCCGACTGCTGCCCGCTGGCCTTCAGGGTGGACCCGTTCACCGACTACGGCTCCTCGCTCACCGTCACGCTGCCGCCCGAGCTGCAGGCGCACCAGCCCTTCCAGGTCATCCTGCGCTACACCTCGACCGACGCCCCCGCC ATCTGGTGGCTGGACCCCGAGCTGACCTATGGCAACGCCAAGCCCTTCGTCTTCACCCAGGGCCACTCGGTGTGCAACCGCTCCTTCTTCCCCTGCTTCGACACGCCCGCCGTCAAGTGCACCTACTCGGCCGTCGTCAAG GCCCCGTCGGGGGTGCAGGTGCTGATGAGTGCCACGCAGAGCACGTACGTGGAGGAGGAGGGCGTCTACCGCTTTCACATGGAGCACCCTGTGCCCGCCTACCTCGTGGCCCTGGTGGCCGGGGACCTCCAGCCGGCAGACATCGGGCCTAG GAGCCGCGTGTGGGCTGAGCCGTGCCTCCTGCCCACGGCTACCAGCAAGCTGTCGGGCGCAGTGGAGCAGTGGCTGAGCGCAGCCGAGCGGCTGTATGGGCCGTACATGTGGGGCAG GTACGACATTGTCTTCCTGCCGCCCTCCTTCCCCATCGTGGCCATGGAGAACCCCTGCCTCACCTTCATCATCTCCTCCATCCTGGAGAGTGACGAGTTCCTGGTCATCGACGTCATCCACGAGGTGGCCCACAGCTGGTTCGGCAACGCCGTCACCAACGCCACGTGGGAGGAGATGTGGTTGAGTGAGGGCCTGGCCACCTACGCCCAGCGCCGCATCACCACTGAGACCTACG GGGCTGCCTTCACCTGTCTGGAGACGGCCTTCCGCCTGGATGCCCTGCACAGGCAGATGAAGCTCCTCGGAGAGGACAGCCCGGTCAGCAAGCTGCAGGTCAAGCTGGAGCCAG GAGTGAATCCCAGCCACCTGATGAACCTGTTTACGTACGAGAAGGGCTACTGCTTCGTGTACTACCTGTCCCAGCTGTGTGGAGACCCCCAGCGCTTTGACGACTTTCTCCGA GCCTACGTGGAGAAGTACAAGTTCACCAGCGTGGTAGCCCAGGACCTGCTGGACTCCTTCCTGAGCTTCTTCCCAGAGCTGAAGGAGCAAAGTGTGGACTGCCGGGCAG GGCTGGAGTTCGAGCGCTGGCTCAACGCCACAGGCCCCCCACTGGCCGAGCCGGACCTGTCCCAGGGCTCCAGCCTCACCCGGCCCGTGGAGGCCCTCTTCCAGCTGTGGACCGCGGAGCCTCTGGACCAGGCGGCCGCCTCTGCCAGTGCCATCGACATCTCCAAGTGGAGGACCTTCCAGACAGCGCTCTTCCTGGACCGGCTCCTGGACGGGTCCCCGCTGCCCCAGG AGGTGGTGACGCGCCTGTCCAAGTGCTACTCGTCCCTGCTGGACTCCATGAACGCCGAGATCCGTATCCGCTGGCTGCAGATCGTCGTCCGCAACGACTACTACCCCGACCTCCACCGGGTCCGGCGGTTCCTCGAGAGCCAG ATGTCCCGCATGTACACCATCCCGCTGTACGAGGACCTCTGCACCGGCGCCCTCAAGTCCTTCGCCCTGGAGGTGTTCTACCAGACCCAGGGCCGGCTTCACCCCAACCTGCGCAGGACCATCCAGCAGATCCTGTCCCAGGGCCTGGGCCCTGGTGCCGAGCCCAGCGCGGAACAAGGCGGTGCCGGAGCAGACTCGGAGGTGGACCCAGAAGCACCGGCCCTGCTGCTCGGGGACGAGGCCCCCGGCGCCGCCATTTCTCTCAGGGACGTCAACGTGTCTGCCTAG